The sequence aaaaaataataaccatGGCATGGACATCTACTTATACAgcctaatttaaaatttaattccaACAAGTTTGTGATGGTAAACAAGTTTTCAAGGAGTATTaagcccattttcaccatcaatccctaatttttaagtgacccctatttgtaacacataacagaaattttcttttcatagaggtcacttaaaaataagggattgatggtgaaaacgggcattagtaatttaagttacactCGTTTTAATAAACCTTGAATGATTCGGAAacatcaagtggcaaaaatcggtaGTATTGATAGAAGCGCCCTCCTGACAATATCATAGAGaaaataatgcccgttttcaccatcaatccctaatttttaagtggcccctatggtaacactagAAAAAATTTGTAGTCATAGGGGTACATTAAAAAATGGGAATTGGtgcttgatggtgaaaacgggcataaacgTCTAAGTACCAGAATTCTAATAACTAAACTAATCTGACAGTGCCATCTCTCTTGTATATTTCTTTCTTATCTTGTTATGTACCTgcaataaaatatatattttaggaCCTAGAGCCGGAATTGGAGACGAAATGTGCTAACTGTAAAGTGCGGTTCCAAAATATAGACGCTTTCAAAAGGCACACGAGTAGCGCCGTGGATGGACAGTGCGACCCTAGCCTTAGGTGAGTTatttgacatcatcatcatcatttcagccacaggacgtccactgctgaacataggcctcccccaatgacttccacatcgcccggttggtagcggcctgcatccagcgccttcctgctacctttatgaggtcgtcggtccaccttgtgggaggtcgtcggtccactttgtgggaggtcgtcggtccaccttgtgggaggtcgttggtccaccttgtggctgGACGTCCTCGTATTAATGAAAGAATAACTCACTAGTTTGCGCCAAGTACTGCAGCGATCGGTCGTCCACAGGGAAGTAAGCCACAGTGGCCCCAAATTCGGGACACTTGTTAACCACAGGCTCTGTCAGcgtgataatgatgatgaaattatcatcatcatttcagccacaggacgtccactgccgaacataggcctcccccaatgacttccacatcgcacggttggtagcggcctgcatccagcgccttcctgctacctttattaggtcgtcggtccaccttgtgggtggacgtcccacgctgcgttttccggtacgcggcctccactccagaaccttgctgccccatcggccgtcagttctgcgtactatgtgccctgcccattgccacttcagcttgctaatccgtcggactatgtcagttactattttaaataaataaatatccttggacattttagactacgcttctagtcccaaactaaggaaagcttgtactatgggtactagacaacggatataaacatacttaaatacttttttcttgtaaatacatacaaattatagatagaaaacacccagtccaatacaaacaaatatgttcatgcacacaaatttgACAGGTGTAGGTACTGCATCACATATAAAGGATATTGAGCTATAATAAGGTTTACAAtccattgaaaaatattttgctttattGAGGGGTATGGAAGATTGAAATTAAGTTAGCTCAAAAGAGATAAAATATACGAGTACTTTtcaacatgtttatttgttGATTAAATCGCTCTCTAGCTAAATTGTGCTGTTTAGAACTTGCATTTATTTGCTAGTTTTGTATGGTGtccaataaaaaataacgaTGAATTAAAAATGACACAAAAGCCTATATTTTCGCAGtccgattttttcaagttgtttatttacccccttactaataaaacttacacgctcgttgatcagtgttttaaagtgacgtttagtatggaaatgtcattttaaaacagtgatcaacaactgtgtaactttttattagtaagggggttaaaatttagtttaagAAGCGACTCTAACCGCTAAGAAATAAAGCCTATATTTTCACAGACCGTGTGCTAAGTGCGGGGAAGGATGCATCTCCGAGTTTGAACTCAAAGAACACTTGAAGCAGCATTCGAAAGAAAAAATCAAGAAGAAGAACAGAAGGATGAAGTGTGAAGAGGTGAGGTTTTTAATATCTAGCTTTTGACAGCGGCTTTGACCGTGTAAATTTCGGTCTGACTGTTttggggccgtccataaattacgtcatcgattttttcagactttagaccccccccccccctacaatcatcctatcgtcatttcttaataacccccccccccctctcccaaaattgacgtcattaccagtttgacaaaataaaaacattgcagattttttaatagatagagtgattcttaaggaaggtttatatgtacctataatacatgtaagtaccacgggcgaagccggggcggacagctagtattatatgtaatattattgttagagtattttatctgtagttattactgtatttgtgtacatctatgttgcattatgtatgtttattatgagttattttagtattgtacgcgccttagccgcctctcacatttgcagtctcacttactaggtgtgctggaagaaatttctttttagaaatattcTTATtacgtgaacaataaactataaataaataaataagaatgacgtcaatttctaaccccccccccccccccctatctatcatttaccgtcatccgcagaccaacccccccccccccctaatttagaatgacgtaatatatggacggccccttttCAGACATTATAAAAGTGCACTATAAcacctctttttttttttttttttttttttatatctttggacaatctcacacagcgccatctagccccaaagtaagcaattaatatgcttgtgttatgggtgctagcttaacggatatactacttatatactcttttttttttaaatacatacatattatacatagtaacacccagacccgtcacagaaattaaaattcatcatttcaatttctgcccggccgggaatcgaacccggaacctctcggcatagtagtccgttctgaaccactacaccaaacggccgacaaaattcgtgattaaattctttaaaattCGTGATATTTTTCCCCTACGTATCACTATCAGTTCAGAACTTTTTGTGTGACTGTGTAACAAATGTCCAGTTCCCAGCTACGAGTCTACGATTTTATAATGAAAAATTTTTACTGATTTGCCAGCAAAAAAAAGTTAATCCCGCGCATGACTTTGTgtgtctttttatttatttatttccacacaTAGGTACTATCTTTATTACAGTGAAAGCCTAATGCGATAGCATAACTTATtctaggtacataataataactgAAATCTAATAATCTGTTGTTTCGTAAGATgtgtttttttgtgtatatgtaaattatttagaaaaaacatttgtattgtATCTTACAGTGTAACGTAACATTCAGTCTGGCGCGCTCGTACACTCTCCATTACCAGCGAGTGCACCTCCGTTTGAAGGACGCGTTCATTCCTGGACGAGCGCCGGTGGTGTGCGAGATTTGTGGCAAGAAGTGTACGGTGAGTGTAATAATGGGGGGTTTTGGCAGAAAATAgcgctaaagtccggtcgccgagcacatagaatttcgtccaatgaccccaagctacccttccttatcgctcgcgcgtaattatgtagctgtcgcgctcgcacactcactgcggccgcccgtcgcacagtcgcgacagcaatataattacgcgcttGGGGTTATTGGGCGAAATTATACATTGTTTAACCgttaaacaatgaaaaatacTACGAAAAAGGGTTTACCAATATTGATATATTTTTATCGTCGGATATATTTTtgttatcggccgtttggtgtagtggttcgaaactgactactattccagaggtagcgggttcgattcccgcacagtacaaacatttgtgtgcatgaacatatttgtttgtattggactgggtgttttctatgtataataagtatgtatttacaaaaaaaaaagtatttaagtatgtttatatccgttgtctagtacccatagtacaagctttgcttagtttgtgactagaagcgcagtgtaaaatgtccaaggatatttatttattttatttatttattaatcagtTGTCACAACGGTTGCTCAGCAAGATCGTTGGctcaatttgtaataatttttttcaagttttaataaaaccaGTTTGAGAtaactattctattctaaaaagTATTAAgtcaagctagcacccataacacaagcatattagttgcttactttggggctagatggcgctttgtgaaattgtccaagaatatttattaactagcggccgcccgcgacttcgtacgcgtggatcccgttttaccttaggggtggagtttcgtaaaatcctttcttagcggatgcctacgtcataacatctacctgcatgccaaatttcagcccgatccgtccagtggtttgggctgtgcgttgattgatcgctatgtcagtcagtcagtcgttcaatcagtcacctttgagatatacaggatggaattttctaatgccacctggagggaaagtacccttaatattgtagacagcaaaattttctcaaagaaaacattcctttatttttgaaaagaaatagaactgcattcaaagattttcaaaaatttgctaGCTACACCCGGTAATCGAACCAtctaaaaactgttaaaaattataccctgtatttttattacatcgatcgttagggttaagtataaagataaaatctctctaacaaacttgataaatcaaatgaaaggaaatccataaaatcttaaattattttaattatgtacagaaaattgtatggtgtGGTAGTGAGTTTtccaaaaattttcgaaaatctttgcatgcagttctttttcttttcaaaaatgaaggaatgttttctttcagtatttttttctatctacagtattaagagtactttccctccaggtggcattacaaaattccaccctgtatatttagatattctaaagcccggtctgtgagcacgtagaattttgtccaatgaccccaagctacccatccttatcgctcgcgcgtaattatgttgctgttgcgctcgcacactcactgcgggcgcccgtcgcacagtcgcgacagcaatataattaagcgcgagcgataaggatgggtagcttggggtcattggacaaaattctacgtgctcacggaccgggctttaaatGAGGTTTATTGTATATTTTCAGACGGCAACATCGCTTCGTTTCCACCAGCGAACTCACACGGGGGAGCGGCCTTACCAATGCACGGAGTGTCCCAAGAGATTCAGTGTAGCTCAGCGGTTACAGGTATGAACTATCTATTAATTTACTCGTTTGGAAAATCACTGCAAATTTAGCAAATTTTGAGCTGAGTgttgagtttgagttttaatCTGAAGAATATAGGAGAAGTagaagttaattaatttatttatttatctttattaaagaaacatacagccttgTTTGACACATGCAGCTTAAAATTAAGTGGGTTATACATTGGCCTTTAAAGTTTCTAAGGCTAGGTTGTACAGTCAAAATTGAAATGGACACAGATGTGAAGCATAATTTACGcatgaaaaagaaaacattaaaaaaaaataacattaacattAAAAAAGGTTAAGGATTGACCTCCAATGGAAAGCAGGGCATAGATGTACTGTAGAGAAGACTAtttggcattaagtccgctaTTTGTACGCTTATCTTCTTCGCGCATATGCAATAAAGTTCGCTCGTGAATGATAATGTCACACAGTGGCTGTTAGTTGCTGAAAATGTAACACACATTTTGAGCTGAGtggataataatttatttatttatttattaataatataataatggtTACCTTTCATAATATACAGATCCTAACTTATTTCTTACATGTTATATTATTCACAGATTCATCAACGCACACACAGCGGGGAAAGACCGTACGCCTGCCCACACTGCCCTAAAGCGTTTAAAGGGAAACCTAACCTCAACAGGCACGTACGAGTgagtatacattttattttatttatttatttggaaagggacactattttaaaaatacagtttttttacaACAGTGGTGGATTCtatcaaacgctttgtttaattGACATTATCGTACgtcatgaactgtcaaatgattacgtaCGAtcgctttacacaattccacctcggATCTAAATTCATTTTATAAGTATGTAAAttaagattaataaagcctacaGATGGATAGTAAGCGCAAGAAAACTGAGGCGTTTTAAACACAACAATAGTATTTAAACAcaacaacaataaataataaataaaaataaatgttgatagtccaataaataaataagtaaatatttctTTACAGGTCCATACGGGGGCGAAGCCCTATTCATGCTCGCACTGCGGCAAATCGTTCTCCCAATCCAACTCCATGAAAGTGCACATTCGTACTGTACATTTGAAGCTGCCAGCGAGATCGGGATTGGATTCTCATGAGCTACTCTGAAAGAGGGACTattgactattcccacctctcgttcccaccgctgcaactcctgtgtagccaggatctacagcttgaccgccaacctaaccagtgaaggtcaagtttgtcctgtaaagttaactgtcattggactcgcaacgaaattaatcagaagaacataggagttttAATCTGAAGAATATAGGAGGAGTAGAAGTTAAGGATTGACCCTCCAATGGATAGCAGTGCAAAGATGTACTGTAGAAACTgcttggcattaagtccgccattaCGTCTGTCTTCTTCGCGCATGTGCAATAAAGTTCTCACGTGACTGATAATGTCACACACTGGCTGCTAGTTGCTGGAAAtgtcacacatttacctattagTTGCTGAAAGTGTCACAGTGGTCTTATGTGACTGAGTACTCAGTAAGTTGACCTATGTCTCTGTGAACATTTTGAGACAGTGCTATGGAGTAAAATTAGGTATTTAAACTATGATCTCTAGTTAACATTAAGTTAAAAATGTATGTgcatttattattaagtatttcctTCGAATGCCATGCAATGACCATAAAACAATGGTGATGttctaatataattttatttctccAGCATTTGTATAGAAATTGTGAGTGttgataatttattaaattgtgTAAGTGataaatatattgaattaaCGAATTcagtatttcatttaatttatcgttTAGAAACCTTAATTCAAATAACGCTACAAAAATCCCCGAGGGTTGGTAGCTTTGGCCATAAATTAAAAGAGGCGGGAGGGAGACATTAACTTCTCCCTTTTGACATTACTCGATGCTAGTTTTGTAGTGATGCACTGCAGGTTTATAATCGAATTTCAAGAAATCGCTGAGCTTATCGATTGAGCTCAGTGCTTTTACAAATAGAACATGCTTCGTAAATGTGTAAaagtttgacagctgtcaaattgtcaaaataaatatgGACGAAAACAAACATAACctcaaaatcaaatattttgtatttattttccttttaattaaaacatttcactaataaataattatggcagaaactttaaaattaaatatccaaTTCGGAGGCGGAGCAGAGCTGCTTTTTGATAAGATAAAGAAACGTGAGGTCGAATTGCCTGCTCTAAAAAAGTACTTTCCCGAAATTTCAAAAGAAAACTGGACCATCAAGGAGCTTTTGCAGTGGATAAAGGATAACCTACTAAAGGAGAGGCCGGAATTGTTCTTGCAGGTTGGTTGTTCAAGaggtttataaaataaatgaataaaacaaatacctcaAAAATCTAGTAAGACCCATCGGtggaaatgtatttattttagctttccgctcgcggcttcgcccgcgtggaattttgtctgtcacagaaaaacattatcgcgcgcgtccctgtttcaaaaaccgggataaaatctatcctatgtcctttctcgggactccaactatctctatgccaaatttcatcaaaatcggttcagtggttttggcgtgaaagagagacagacagagttactttcgcatttataatattagtatcttAGATTAATCTAagattagtatagattgttCTATAAAAATAGTAAGATCGACTGATATTGCCGTTTCCACACCTGCTTAcgcaaataaatatctttatctttattggCCCAATTTCCCTTTCAATTTTTgtagatttattttacaatttaattaatattctttTCAGGGTGACTCCATAAGGCCTGGTATACTGGTGCTCATAAATGATGCAGACTGGGAACTCTATGGTGAATTGAATTACGAACTACAAGCAAACGATACAATAATGTTCATATCTACGTTGCATGGGGGATAAGTTTAAgtgtattaattattttaagtttaaataaatttattttataattgttAAGAAGCCTTTACCTTATAATAAGTATTGAATTTCCAGAAAGATTATGTAGCATTTCACAGCAGTTGCAATGTtgcaaaaatgggaaatattcaactatactcaacatcaaataaaccgcaccttccgcgacgcgaactttaaagattttcttctgacacaatcctggtgccccaacaatattggtgttatttgaaagcccgataaatatccttagagaaaaacacatttaatttcttaataaatgattaacatataccataaatgtgacttgaaaaaagacctcactttgggctcacctctgggatcaactagaccaatttttatggttataaaaccaattaatgatctcacgtgtcctctttaacagatggatagcgattaatcccaacttaacagttttatagccacaaaagttggctctagcgtaactacctattttttgaagaagtcgctctggatccttctaaagacacattttcaGTGTAAAAacatttcctttaatgaaatgaagattagaactaggcttttaaatggtgccaatattggtgggaagtggggatgcatccgtttgaaagtgcttgtcgcggaaggtgcgatttatttgatgtcgagtgtatttccACGCGTACCCactaagtcgcgggcacagctagctAGCTAGTTACATATGTATATCTGTAGGTAAGTAAGTGGAAGTTAGCTGACTCATCTATTTCTTTCAACCAAgaaattgatacatttttacaaaaataaaataaagctttttttGTTGCAAGAAGACACGCGAACGCGATTGTGTAGAAGAGCTCTTTAAAAGCCAACTTTCTGTAactactttatttaaaaaaaaattctaaccGCGTTAAAACCAATTCTAACCACGCCATTGCGTCATACGCACACGTTTTTTATAGCGCACAATTTCTTATAAATCACTGATCCGATAACATTGTCTGCTGATCTGGTTACGCAATACAAGCAGTGAACCCGGCGTCGCCCGTAATTGGCTTAAACCAGTGACGTTGATGTGATTGTTGAAAGGGTCGCAGGGACGCATTCAGGGTACCGTATTGGCGGGTTACTTTAGCAGGACAACTTTGtctcaacaaaaaagtaattaaaattttttagcgatagagtcgcttctcaaactaaattttaactaaaCGACTTGAAAAAATCGTACTGCCTAAGGCAGGCATTGAACCCACgaccacgacctttcgcttgccgggcgactaaAAGTAGGCAAAAAAGTAGGTACTGAAATTGAGCAAGTTTCGTATCTAGCAACTTACTAAAAACAAATACGCGGAATACTGTCGATTTAaatcttttttgttttgtacgaTTTTCACTCGAAAATGTAAGTTGTTATGGAGGAGCTATAGTTTTATTTACTGGTTTTCATAAatcggcttattccactattccccgttaacgccaattggagcttataatattaaaaataaaatcctaatataacggggaatagtgaacaaaaagttctctaatccccgttgacggggattggcAACAGAGAATAGTGGAATAATCCCATCCCATAAATGCAGGTTCTTGAATTCATACTCAGGGCTTTCAAGACACGAGTGGATAGTCAATCAAAAATCACACTTTGTTATCctaaagaaaaattaagtacAATTTcacgtttaaaaaatctttggtGGTGTAACTCCGCGTATTGCGATATTGCCTACTATTTTTAGTGcaattatgttaaaaaaaaaacaaacaccaGCAAAAGAACAACCAACTGAAAGGGCAAAATGTGGGCCAAAAGTATTGGGaaattgttttaaatagccCGCCCTAAGTACGTCCCTGGGCGGCCACATCAAAATAAAAAGGGCTGGACCCTCGCGGTGCGTAGGGCGGGCAGGCGAGCACATAAGCTTCACactaaaatgaataaaaacataaccctccttctggcgcagtcgggtaa is a genomic window of Ostrinia nubilalis chromosome 28, ilOstNubi1.1, whole genome shotgun sequence containing:
- the LOC135085369 gene encoding ubiquitin-related modifier 1 homolog, producing MAETLKLNIQFGGGAELLFDKIKKREVELPALKKYFPEISKENWTIKELLQWIKDNLLKERPELFLQGDSIRPGILVLINDADWELYGELNYELQANDTIMFISTLHGG